In the genome of Dyadobacter fermentans DSM 18053, the window TCCTCCCCACCGACCGCCTCAAACCCTACGACGTGCTGCCCATCCTGGAATGCCTGGTGGACAACTCGGAGCTCGACGAATACAAGCCCGATTATGGCAAAACACTCATCTGCGCCTATGCGCGCGTGGACGGCTGGGCCGTAGGCATTGTGGCGAACCAGCGCAAAATGGTGAAATCCGGCAAAGGCGAAATGCAAATGGGCGGCGTGATTTACGCCGAGGCCGCCGACAAGGCAGCGCGGTTTATCATGAATTGTAACCAGAAGAAAATCCCGCTCGTGTTTTTTCATGACGTCACCGGCTTTATGGTAGGCAGTCGTGCCGAGCAGGGCGGCATTATCAAAGATGGCGCGAAAATGGTGAATGCGGTGGCCAACTCGGTGGTGCCGAAGTTTACATTCATTATCGGCAACTCCTACGGCGCCGGAAACTATGCGATGTGCGGCAAAGCGTACGATCCGCGGCTGATATTCGCCTGGCCCACGGCGCAAATGGCCGTCATGAGCGGCGCTACCGCGGCACGAACATTGCTGCAAGTACAAACGGCCACTTTGAAAGCCAAAGGCGAGACGATCACGCCCGAGGCGGAAAAGGAATTGTTGAAACAAATCACCGACCGCTACAACGAAGAATTATCCCCTTACTACGCCGCGGCAAGGCTGTGGGTCGACGGTATTATCGATCCCGTGGAAACGCGGCGGATCATATCGGAGGGCATTCGTGCCGCCGACCAGGCACCCATAGAAAAGCCATTCAATGTGGGTGTTATTCAAGTTTGATTTTACTATCTAAACCAATCATTATGTCTGAAAAAATAGCGTTTCTCGGACTCGGGAACCTTGGTACTCCTATCGCTGAAATCCTGCTCGAAGCGGGTTATGAACTGGTCGTTTGGAACAGAACGGCCTCCAAAGCTGAACCGCTGACCAAGCTCGGCGCGACCGTCGTGGAAAACGCGATCGACGCCATTACGCCCGGCGGCATTGTATTCTCCGTTCTGGCCGACGACGCGGCAGTGGAAGAACTATTCTCGATGGAATTAGTCGAAAAGCTCGGGAAAGACGGCGTACACGTTTCCATGAGCACTATTTCGCCGGAAACTTCGCGCCAGCTCGCGCAGGTGCACGAGTGGTACGGTGCGCATTACGTAGGCGCACCCATATTCGCCCGCCCGGAAGCAGTGCGCGCGAAGGTGGGTAACATTTGCCTGTCGGGTAATGCAGGTGCCAAAGAGCGCATTAAGCCTATTGTGGAAAATTTTGTAAAAGGCGTTTTCGATTTTGGCGACGACCCGGGCGCGGCGAATGTGATCAAGCTGGCGGGCAACTTCATGATCGCTTGCAGCCTCGAAATGATGGGCGAAGCATTCACCATGGCCGAAAAAAACGGTATTTCGAGACAAAGCATTTACGAAATGCTGACATCCACCCTGTTTGCCGCGCCGATTTTCCAAAACTACGGCAAGCTGGTAGCCAGCAACACTTACGAACCTGTCGCATTCCGCTTTCCGCTCGGTTTGAAGGACATTAACCTGACACTCCAAACCGCCTCGGACGTAAACGCACCGATGCCATTCGCCGATATTATTAGAAACCGTTTCATTTCGGGCCTTGCCAAAGGCCGCGAGAACCTCGACTGGGGCGCATTGGCCTTAGGCGCTTCGGACGACGCCGGTTTGACGAAGTAGCATTAACGAAACAGCATAAAAAACGCCGATCCCGCGTGTCCCTGACAGAGCACGCGAGATCGGCGTATTTGCTTTTGAAATGATATTATCGGCCTA includes:
- a CDS encoding NAD(P)-dependent oxidoreductase, whose product is MSEKIAFLGLGNLGTPIAEILLEAGYELVVWNRTASKAEPLTKLGATVVENAIDAITPGGIVFSVLADDAAVEELFSMELVEKLGKDGVHVSMSTISPETSRQLAQVHEWYGAHYVGAPIFARPEAVRAKVGNICLSGNAGAKERIKPIVENFVKGVFDFGDDPGAANVIKLAGNFMIACSLEMMGEAFTMAEKNGISRQSIYEMLTSTLFAAPIFQNYGKLVASNTYEPVAFRFPLGLKDINLTLQTASDVNAPMPFADIIRNRFISGLAKGRENLDWGALALGASDDAGLTK